In one window of Arachis ipaensis cultivar K30076 chromosome B06, Araip1.1, whole genome shotgun sequence DNA:
- the LOC107646488 gene encoding piezo-type mechanosensitive ion channel homolog isoform X1 yields the protein MARFIPGFALPMLLLTASLLNWSLISLLNLLAFLFIQYTAPRKGTRFHSQYSISRSILILSSLTLLSHAIFHIVLTIEGDRWSTADAQWARLIGLIRVQSWRSLPQEYFLVMQALMTFLSLFEIYGNRVGQDAWRDFHSGVLCSYLLLIGSHLRALCFLLLPAIQLIAGISHASWVSFPFFICISIGLVDWSWRSNYLGIFWWWRFLFFYAGFNIIMMYIYQLPIELPETLRLILFHFGLFKLTAKSEWSEVCSGLSLLLFYIMLSWIRSELAELEIITSTRESSDLTEQLLPKMNSQFVHESRSGAKHMNFLLQGAISQSFFINFLTYGFPISLLALTYWGFHFASLCSFGLLAYVGYVLYAFPSMLRLHQLNAVLLVFILLWAASTYIFNVAFNVSSDHKVWKDMEIWETIGLWHYSTPGYYLLAQFGLGFLVALCDLVNSSVLLCITDHGQLTTQESVVEEEEDAAILILATIVWGLRKCSHVIILILIFLIAIRPGLIHTVYMVFFLIYLLSETINSQLRQAIILLCEAHFAIQFILQLDLISKTLDQNGSYSLQILSKLGLVTDIHSLDLFKISILAFFCAIHNHGLQTLILFSAIVQQTSCPPFGFSILRAGLMNPVNLSSCTLRSEAIRISYLNVIRKKSLCVYRACGKYVAFLTVLFSVYLCTPNYASFGYLFFLLLWISGRQLLGQTTKHLWFPMKVYSVTVFVCIYCIGVFSSSKILFPGVVNLQTAFGYNPAASMLRNIFESLAILVVMQLYSYERRRSKRLGLSGYNAQRVGNFTFTRRLLVRHADKILSLALFYASLTPISAFGFLYLVGLVNYSRLPKSSQIPAKLFLVYSGFLAMVEYLFQIWGAQAHSWVSLFMGLQLYKPGFKGLESGLRGKVVVIVACILQYNVFRWLERTPHFNGNREEWDEPCPLFNIVDVPTEPIPCTPRNNLLENPTSTIKQVARSHSWPKVNSALSQGQGQGQGQDSGNERDSVKKVQHIHFWESSKDSFKWNRKRILFLRKERLEMQKTVLKVCLKFWIENIFNLFGLEINMIALLLASFAVLNAISLLYIASLAACVLLNRLVIKKLWHVFVFLFATIITVEYLAIWMHLAFLNHQTKGQVACHDCWRVSNIYFSFCNKCWLGIIVDDPRMLISYYGVFMLSCLKFRADHSSTLTGLDMYRKMLSQWKSASILNDLSFETKAYWTFLDHLRLYGYCHLLDFVLSLVLITGTLEYDVLHLGYLAFALAFLRKRMKILKKGNLIFRFLRMYNFLVIVLSLAYQSPLFGHLRKITYGSITIESISELVGFHKYDYGFRITSRSALVEIVIFMLVSLQSYMFSFPEFDYVPKYLEKEQIGAIVQQQEKKAACKTAQLRHKQRTEEMKHLRSLQVEKMKSEMSNLQHHNLSTEANCSNTSLDYDGLRERGNSSLDNNRDNELKKDISLSNEPADPFDMNESLTSEKYPSRLGPESWKQPVSTPRGTYDVKERANGSDYFYSDRSRYKIPVRKNALLSAVHLLGSGVSQVQSLGNLAVNSLLNYLKIEHEELESNNDSSEDEEYYEIENLNLGAEPLEATMSTHTIYEHTMPDSAWLRIGIILRHFWSRMRSNNDVVCYCCFILLYLWYFSLLSVVYLAALFLYALCQNTGPSYRFWVVILIYTEVCILLQYLYRIITEHCQFEFPVSLLQQLGFPVRKITSSFVTSNLPFFLVYIFTLLQTSLTVKNGGWTIAVDSRFYKRINQSYIEDLKGSSFHVRLLRLLLPLKNAMKLLTRRLCRYWRSVTSGAETPPYFVQLSMEVISWPRDGIQPKRIESRMNKLLKILHYRRCREEKLFKLHSASRVRIQSIEKSEECENVCHVVFEVIYASPPIEFVAEEWYSSLTPAADVSDEIQKAQHDGIFNEIGFPYRVVSIIGGGKREIDLYAYIFGADLVVFFLVAIFYQLIMKANSEFLEVYQLEDQFPEDFVLVLMVVFFLIVLDRIIYLCSFATVKVILYLFNLVLFTYSVTKYAWDMDPLHRYAGRLALRAIYFTKAISLVLQAMQIHIGVPHKSTLYRQFLTSNVSRINFFGFRLYRALPFLYELRCVLDWSCTTTSLTMYDWLKLEDIHASLFLVKCDVDLNRSTHQQGQKQSKMTKFCNGICLFWVLLCVIWAPMLMYSSGNPTNIANPIKDASARLDIQTITGRLTLFETTLCEKISWENIEGRDTLDPLGLLSAYNEKDIQLICCQSDASTVWLVPPVVKARFIKSIRWNMDITFSWQFTRDRPRGKELVKYEIPIMSEDLPDNSEVINVFNGTSNSFTVFNIYPRYFRVTGSGDVRSLDQQSEEVSADLVLNRGNPEWWSFYDIDISDRHGCGEFPGPIAIIVSEETPQGIIGDTLSKFSIWGLYITFVLAVGRFIRLQCSDLRMRIPFENLPSCERLMAICEDIYAARAAGDLDVEEVLYWTLVKIYRTPHMLLGYTQPDY from the exons ATGGCGAGGTTCATCCCCGGGTTCGCATTACCTATGCTCCTTCTAACAG CTTCTTTACTTAACTGGAGTCTCATATCTTTGCTTAATTTGTTAGCATTCCTTTTCATTCAGTACACTGCGCCTAGAAAGG GCACTCGTTTCCATTCACAATATTCAATATCGCGGTCCATCCTTATACTGTCGTCTTTGACACTACTATCACATGCCATATTTCACATTGTTTTGACCATTGAGGGAGATCGGTGGAGTACTGCCGATGCTCAATGGGCTCGGCTAATTGGATTAATAAG AGTGCAATCATGGAGGTCATTGCCCCAAGAGTACTTCTTGGTCATGCAAGCATTAATGACCTTTCTTTCTCTATTTGAGATCTATGGAAATCGCGTTGGTCAAGATGCATGGAGAGATTTTCATTCTGGAGTTCTATGTTCTTATTTGCTGCTGATAG GATCTCATCTCAGGGCCTTGTGCTTCTTACTGTTGCCAGCTATACAACTAATTGCTGGGATTAGTCATGCGTCTTgggtttcttttccttttttcattTGTATTAGTATAGGGCTAGTTGATTGGTCATGGAGGAGCAATTATTTAGGTATCTTTTG GTGGTGGAGATTCCTTTTCTTTTATGCTGGCTTCAATATCATCATGATGTACATATACCAACTTCCTATTGAGCTCCCCGAGACATTAAGGTTGATTCTTTTCCACTTTGGACTGTTCAAACTTACCGCAAAATCAGAATGGTCAGAAGTTTGCTCAGGTCTATCACTTCTACTTTTCTACATTATG CTATCCTGGATTAGAAGTGAGCTAGCTGAACTAGAAATCATCACATCAACAAGAGAAAGCAGTGACTTGACTGAGCAACTTCTTCCTAAAATGAATTCTCAGTTTGTTCACGAGTCAAG GTCTGGAGCAAAGCATATGAATTTCTTGTTGCAAGGAGCTATTTCTCAGTCGttttttattaactttttaaCATATGGTTTTCCG ATTTCCTTGCTGGCTCTAACATATTGGGGTTTCCACTTTGCAAGTCTGTGCTCATTTGGATTACTTGCTTATGTGGGATATGTATTGTACGCTTTCCCGTCCATGTTACGGCTGCACCAACTGAATGCTGTGCTTCTCGTTTTCATTCTTCTATGGGCAGCTAGCACGTATATTTTCAATGTAGCATTCAATGTATCAAGTGATCACAAAGTATGGAAG GATATGGAAATATGGGAAACTATAGGCTTGTGGCATTACTCCACCCCAGGATACTATTTGCTAGCCCAGTTTGGTCTAGGTTTTCTTGTTGCTTTATGTGATCTAGTGAACAGTTCAGTGTTGTTGTGCATTACTGATCATGGACAGTTAACAACTCAAGAATCCGTTGTGGAAG AGGAAGAGGATGCTGCAATATTAATATTGGCTACAATAGTTTGGGGACTACGCAAGTGCTCACATGTTATAATACTAATATTGATATTTCTCATAGCAATAAGGCCTGGTCTCATCCACACTGTGTATA tggttttctttttaatttatctctTGAGTGAAACAATAAATAGTCAATTACGCCAAGCTATTATCCTTTTATGCGAGGCGCACTTTGCAATTCAattcattcttcaacttgatcTGATCTCCAAAACTTTGGATCAGAATGGTTCATACTCTCTTCAGATTCTCTCAAAATTAG GCTTGGTTACTGATATCCATTCGCTGGATCTCTTCAAAATAtcaattcttgctttcttttgtgCAATACACAATCATGGGCTCCAAACACTCATTTTATTTTCAGCCATTGTACAGCAGACATCTTGCCCTCCTTTCGGGTTTAGCATCTTGAGAGCTGGCTTGATGAATCCTGTTAATTTATCCAGTTGTACTCTGAGATCTG AGGCAATAAGGATATCGTATTTGAACGTCATAAGAAAAAAATCCCTCTGTGTTTATCGGGCTTGTGGCAAATACGTTGCCTTTCTGACAGTTCTCTTCAGCGTATACCTTTGCACACCCAACTATGCTTCGTTTGGTTATTTGTTCTTTCTTCTACTGTGGATAAGTGGAAGACAACTTTTGGGACAAACAACAAAGCATCTTTGGTTTCCAATGAAAGTGTATTCTGTAACGGTCTTTGTTTGTATTTACTGCATTGGTGTATTTTCCAGCTCTAAGATTTTGTTTCCCGGTGTTGTTAATCTTCAAACTGCATTTGGCTACAACCCTGCAGCTTCAATGTTGCGAAACATCTTTGAATCCTTGGCTATATTGGTTGTGATGCAACTATATAGCTACGAAAGGCGGAGGAGCAAACGTTTGGGATTAAGTGGCTATAATGCACAAAGAGTAGGGAATTTCACTTTTACTAGACGTCTTTTGGTTCGGCATGCTGATAAAATCTTATCTCTGGCTTTGTTTTATGCATCACTCACACCGATAAGTGCATTTGGTTTCCTGTATCTTGTTGGGTTGGTTAACTATTCAAGGTTACCAAAGTCCTCTCAGATCCCTGCAAAATTATTTCTAGTTTATTCAGGATTCCTTGCAATGGTTGAATATCTTTTCCAGATATGGGGAGCTCAAGCGCATTCATGGGTATCATTATTTATGGGCTTACAGTTGTATAAGCCTGGTTTTAAAGGTTTAGAATCTGGGCTAAGGGGAAAGGTTGTGGTAATTGTAGCATGTATACTTCAATACAATGTTTTTCGTTGGTTGGAGAGGACGCCACATTTTAATGGAAACAGAGAAGAATGGGATGAGCCTTGTCCTCTATTCAACATAGTAGATGTACCTACTGAACCTATTCCATGTACCCCTAGAAACAACCTATTGGAAAACCCTACATCAACAATCAAACAGGTTGCAAGAAGTCATTCATGGCCGAAAGTGAACTCTGCATTATCCCAAGGGCAAGGGCAAGGGCAAGGGCAAGATTCAGGAAATGAAAGAGACAGTGTCAAAAAAGTTCAACATATTCATTTCTGGGAGAGTTCTAAGGATAGCTTCAAGTGGAATAGAAAGCGAATTCTTTTTTTGAGAAAAGAGAGATTGGAGATGCAGAAGACTGTGTTAAAAGTATGTCTGAAGTTCTGGATAGAGAACATCTTCAATTTATTTGGTCTTGAAATCAACATGATTGCTTTGCTTCTTGCAAGTTTTGCAGTGTTGAACGCCATCTCCTTGCTCTACATAGCATCACTTGCTGCTTGTGTTCTTTTAAAtcgtttagttattaaaaaactaTGGCATGTTTTCGTTTTTCTATTTGCTACCATTATCACTGTTGAATACTTGGCTATCTGGATGCACCTGGCTTTTTTGAACCACCAGACTAAAGGACAAGTGGCATGCCATGACTGTTGGAGGGTATCAAATATATATTTCAGCTTCTGCAATAAGTGCTGGCTAG GAATCATTGTTGACGATCCCCGTATGCTTATCAGCTATTATGGAGTTTTCATGCTTTCATGTTTGAAATTCCGTGCTGATCATTCATCTACTCTCACTGGGTTGGATATGTATAGAAAGATGCTCTCTCAATGGAAGTCTGCATCTATACTAAATGATCTCTCATTTGAAACAAAAGCATATTGGACATTTCTTGACCACCTGAGGCTTTATGGTTACTGTCACTTGCTAGATTTTGTTCTTTCATTAGTTTTGATTACAGGAACTCTTGAATATGATGTTTTGCATCTTGGCTACCTTGCTTTTGCTCTGGCTTTCCTCCGAAAGAGGATGAAAATACTAAAGAAgggaaatttaatttttagatttttgaGGATGTATAATTTTCTGGTTATTGTCTTGTCTCTAGCATATCAATCTCCCTTATTTGGTCACCTTAGAAAGATAACATACGGTTCCATTACAATAGAGAGCATCAGTGAACTGGTTGGGTTTCACAAGTATGATTATGGGTTTCGAATTACATCAAGATCAGCATTAGTGGAAATCGTCATATTCATGTTGGTATCACTACAATCATACATGTTTTCATTCCCAGAGTTTGATTATGTTCCAAAGTACCTTGAAAAAGAGCAGATTGGTGCAATAGTTCAACAGCAGGAAAAGAAAGCTGCCTGCAAGACAGCTCAGTTGCGGCACAAACAGAGAACTGAAGAaatgaagcatctccgaagcttGCAGGTAGAAAAGATGAAATCGGAGATGTCAAACCTTCAACATCATAATTTGAGCACTGAAGCTAACTGTAGTAATACTTCTCTCGATTATGATGGCTTACGAGAGAGAGGAAATTCTTCTCTCGATAATAATAGGGACAATGAATTGAAGAAGGACATCAGTCTCAGTAATGAGCCAGCAGACCCCTTTGACATGAACGAATCTTTAACTAGTGAAAAATATCCAAGTCGATTGGGACCAGAATCTTGGAAACAGCCAGTGAGTACTCCTCGTGGAACTTATGACGTAAAGGAAAGAGCTAATGGCAGtgattatttttattctgatagGAGTCGTTATAAAATTCCAGTCAGGAAAAATGCTTTACTTTCAGCTGTACATCTCTTAGGGAGTGGGGTATCTCAAGTGCAGTCTCTTGGAAACTTGGCAGTTAACAGTTTACTGAACTATTTGAAGATAGAACACGAAGAACTTGAATCTAACAATGATTCTTCGGAGGATGAGGAATATTATGAAATTGAGAATTTGAATCTGGGAGCGGAACCTCTAGAAGCTACAATGTCCACCCACACTATTTATGAACATACAATGCCAGATAGTGCTTGGCTCCGAATCGGTATTATTCTCCGTCACTTTTGGTCCCGAATGAGGTCAAATAATGACGTTGTCTGCTATTGCTGTTTCATTCTATTATATCTATGGTACTTCAGTTTGCTTTCTGTGGTCTATCTAGCAGCTCTCTTCTTATATGCTCTCTGTCAAAATACTGGCCCCAGTTACAGATTCTGGGTTGTCATCCTCATTTATACAGAGGTCTGCATTTTGCTTCAATATTTATATCGAATCATCACTGAACACTGTCAGTTTGAATTCCCTGTGAGCTTACTTCAACAATTAGGATTTCCTGTGAGAAAAATAACATCATCTTTTGTGACAAGCAACTTACCTTTCTTTCTGGTATATATATTCACCCTCTTGCAAACCTCCCTAACTGTGAAGAATGGTGGCTGGACAATTGCTGTGGATAGCAGATTCTATAAGAGAATAAATCAGAGCTACATAGAGGATTTAAAGGGATCCTCCTTCCATGTTAGATTACTGAGATTATTGTTACCTTTGAAAAATGCGATGAAACTATTAACTAGACGACTCTGTAGGTATTGGAGATCAGTAACATCAGGTGCAGAAACACCTCCTTACTTTGTGCAGTTGTCTATGGAAGTTATCTCATGGCCTAGAGATGGAATTCAGCCAAAGAGAATTGAATCAAGAATGAATAAGTTGCTGAAGATCTTGCATTACAGGAGATGCAGAGAGGAGAAGCTTTTTAAGTTGCACTCAGCAAGTAGGGTTCGCATTCAGAGCATTGAAAAGAGTGAAGAGTGTGAAAATGTGTGTCATGTTGTTTTTGAGGTAATATATGCCTCCCCTCCaattgaatttgttgctgaagaATGGTACAGTTCATTGACTCCGGCTGCAGATGTTTCCGACGAGATCCAGAAAGCTCAACACGATggcatttttaatgaaattggtTTTCCGTATCGAGTAGTTTCCATCATTGGTGGTGGGAAAAGGGAAATTGATCTGTATGCCTATATCTTTGGAGCTGATTTGGTTGTTTTCTTCTTAGTTGCTATTTTTTATCAGTTAATTATGAAAGCTAACAGTGAGTTTCTTGAAGTCTATCAGCTTGAAGATCAGTTCCCAGAAGattttgttttagttttgatG GTTGTCTTTTTCTTGATCGTACTTGATCGCATCATATACCTATGTTCATTTGCAACAGTGAaggttattttgtatttattcaACCTTGTTCTCTTCACATATTCAGTCACAAAATATGCCTGGGACATGGATCCTTTGCACAGATATGCTGGAAGACTAGCACTTCGTGCCATTTATTTCACAAAAGCAATTTCTCTGGTTTTGCAAGCAATGCAAATCCATATTGGTGTTCCACACAAAAGCACCTTGTACAGGCAGTTTTTGACCAGTAATGTTTCCCGGATTAACTTTTTTGGCTTTCGACTCTATCGTGCTCTACCTTTTCTTTATGAATTGAGATGCGTGCTAGATTGGTCTTGTACGACGACATCTCTGACCATGTATGACTGGCTGAAG CTGGAAGATATTCATGCTAGCTTGTTTCTTGTCAAATGTGACGTGGATTTGAATAGATCCACTCATCAACAAGGACAAAAGCAATCAAAAATGACAAAGTTCTGCAATGGGATATGTCTATTCTGGGTTTTATTGTGCGTCATATGGGCTCCTATGCTG ATGTATAGCAGCGGCAACCCAACAAACATTGCCAACCCAATCAAAGATGCTAGTGCCCGGCTTGATATACAGACAATAACTGGAAGGTTGACATTGTTCGAGACAACCTTATGCGAGAAGATATCTTGGGAAAATATTGAAGGACGTGATACTTTGGATCCTCTGGGTCTCCTTAGTGCGTACAATGAGAAAGACATCCAACTAATTTGCTGCCAATCAGATGCTAGTACTGTGTGGCTTGTTCCACCTGTTGTGAAGGCCAGATTCATAAAGTCCATCAGGTGGAACATGGACATCACTTTCTCCTGGCAATTTACCAGAGATAGACCCAGAGGAAAAGAACTAGTGAAATATGAAATACCCATAATGTCTGAGGATCTTCCAGATAATTCAGAAGTGATTAATGTTTTTAATGGTACCTCCAACAGTTTCACAGTATTCAATATCTACCCCAGATATTTTCGGGTCACAGGCTCAGGGGACGTGCGTTCTCTTGATCAACAGTCG GAGGAGGTTAGTGCAGATCTTGTTCTCAACCGGGGGAATCCAGAGTGGTGGTCTTTTTATGATATTGATATCTCAGATAGACACGGATGTGGAGAGTTCCCAGGACCAATAGCCATAATTGTATCTGAAGAAACTCCCC AGGGCATTATCGGAGATACTCTCAGCAAGTTCAGCATTTGGGGACTGTACATTACCTTTGTGCTTGCAGTTGGACGTTTTATCAGATTACAGTGTTCAGACTTGCGAATGAGAATTCCTTTTGAGAACCTGCCTTCATGTGAGAG GTTGATGGCAATATGTGAAGATATATATGCTGCAAGAGCCGCAGGAGATCTTGATGTGGAAGAGGTTCTGTATTGGACACTTGTTAAAATTTACCGCACGCCACACATGCTTTTGGGGTATACTCAGCCTGACTACTAG